A single Verrucomicrobiaceae bacterium DNA region contains:
- a CDS encoding sulfurase, whose translation MPASVSAIYISPSATVLPVAVREAEARAHRGLVGDRYFEGCGTFTDWEPKGPGRELTLIESEVLAEIGLSAAEARRNIVTEGLRLNELVGKRFRIGTVLIEGIRLCPPCAHLDKVTGKALLKPLADCGGLRADILSDGVIRVGDAITCIVP comes from the coding sequence ATGCCCGCAAGCGTCTCTGCCATCTACATCAGCCCATCCGCTACCGTGCTACCGGTTGCGGTTCGCGAGGCAGAGGCACGGGCGCATCGCGGACTCGTCGGAGATCGTTACTTTGAAGGCTGCGGCACTTTTACGGATTGGGAACCGAAAGGCCCCGGCCGCGAGCTCACGCTGATCGAGAGCGAAGTGCTCGCCGAGATCGGCCTCAGCGCCGCTGAGGCGCGGCGAAACATCGTCACCGAGGGCCTGCGGCTCAACGAGCTCGTCGGAAAGCGCTTCCGCATCGGCACCGTGCTTATCGAAGGTATCCGCCTTTGTCCGCCGTGTGCTCATTTGGACAAAGTGACCGGCAAAGCCCTGCTGAAGCCCCTCGCCGACTGCGGCGGCCTGCGGGCGGACATCTTGAGCGATGGTGTCATCCGTGTGGGGGATGCGATCACTTGCATCGTCCCTTGA
- a CDS encoding sigma-70 family RNA polymerase sigma factor translates to MDFQTTQWTRVIRSANSSTPEGAAALEKLCRDYWPPLFEYVRSFGVPHADAEDLTQSFFTKLLTSGLQAQADRERGRFRTFLLTAIKRFMMNEHRRDTRQKRGGPDKEVLTLDAIPEPPGADDSPDRAFDRKWAHTLLAHVMDHLRQECESSGHGTRFAVLSPMIFGSSRGDGAEEADAEKLGLSVASTRVALSRLRQRYRDLLRAEVARLVDSPDEVDDELAHLMLALS, encoded by the coding sequence ATGGACTTTCAGACCACCCAATGGACCCGCGTCATCCGCTCGGCCAATAGCAGCACTCCAGAAGGAGCGGCTGCTTTGGAAAAGCTCTGTCGCGACTATTGGCCACCGCTTTTCGAGTATGTGCGCAGCTTCGGCGTCCCCCATGCCGACGCAGAAGACCTGACACAGTCCTTCTTCACCAAACTCCTCACCAGCGGGCTGCAAGCCCAGGCCGACCGTGAGCGCGGTCGTTTTCGCACCTTTTTACTCACCGCCATCAAGCGATTCATGATGAACGAGCACCGTCGTGACACTCGGCAGAAGCGCGGCGGCCCGGACAAAGAAGTACTCACTCTCGATGCCATCCCTGAGCCCCCAGGTGCCGATGATAGCCCTGATCGTGCCTTTGATCGCAAATGGGCGCACACCCTCCTCGCACATGTCATGGATCACCTGCGACAAGAGTGTGAAAGCTCCGGCCATGGCACCCGCTTTGCCGTGCTCTCACCCATGATTTTCGGTTCCTCCCGCGGCGACGGGGCCGAGGAAGCCGACGCGGAAAAACTCGGCCTCAGTGTTGCCTCCACGCGTGTCGCCCTCAGTCGCTTGCGCCAACGCTACCGCGACCTCCTCCGCGCTGAAGTCGCCCGCCTCGTCGATTCCCCCGATGAAGTGGACGACGAACTCGCCCACCTCATGCTGGCGCTTTCCTAG
- a CDS encoding metallophosphoesterase — MKIALLFFFITALQLAAQVSFTGADYIQDFDSMGTSGTSAPTGWGFYGAHGGGSTTWTTSIPATGVGGGTVNHTLTASTTFATSSNTAGWNYALPTSTADRALGTSPTGGQGLALQLALTNNTAAAIQAIRIGYDTRRFTAALNQLAGYWLFYSVDNGATWTNAAALNPDAVSVPATTGVTTTPVTVIELAAPWAVGSQLRLRWVDDNGDTSPDQIYGLDNVTLGVVPGAPPAVALSSPAAGSVVIVGEAIPLAASATDDGSITKVEFFNGSSAKLGEATSAPFEFVWNGAAAGSYSLTARATDNDANLVISSAVALIVNAEPGSGTLTRGPYLNQGNQNSIVIRWRSSQAVIGRVRYGTASDSLTQSVDESTATTEHVVQLTGLSAYTRYYYSVGSALDTLAGGDAEHTFRTSPAPSTATDTRIWVLGDAGRANADQTAVRDAYYTWTGTRTPDLCLMLGDNAYNSGTDSEYQAAVFGMYPTMLRKMPLWSCMGNHDANNGSTSSTANFPYLDMFTFPTSGECGGVTSGTERYFSFDYGNIHFINLDSQTSSRATIESTGSDGAMAAWLRNDLAAVTAAWIIAIFHHPPYSKGSHDSDVESQLVQMRSRFAPILEAGGVDLVLTGHSHSYERSFLLDQHYGLSTTFTAAHKRQPGNGRPAGDGAYIKPLTGPRDHFGAVYALTGSAGSADGGPLDHPAMYVSYNTLGSFNIDINGNTLNATYIESDNEITDTFTIVKQGAADSEGDGVPDVFEIANGMDRHNAADATLDIDKDGNDAVEEYLYGLNPAASDRFGWTKTHNGNSVIVTFPTLPERVYRVYWSTDLTTWSAGSAVITGDGTNKSWTDSSSAANRRFYRVEVNAGP; from the coding sequence GTGAAAATCGCCCTGTTATTCTTTTTTATCACCGCGCTACAGCTCGCGGCGCAGGTCAGCTTCACCGGGGCGGACTACATTCAAGATTTTGACAGCATGGGCACCAGCGGCACCTCTGCGCCTACCGGTTGGGGCTTTTACGGTGCTCACGGCGGCGGCAGCACGACATGGACGACGAGCATCCCGGCCACGGGTGTTGGCGGTGGCACGGTGAATCATACGCTGACGGCGAGCACGACTTTTGCCACTAGCAGCAACACCGCAGGCTGGAACTACGCCCTCCCGACCTCGACGGCGGATCGTGCGCTGGGCACCTCACCGACGGGTGGTCAGGGTCTAGCGCTGCAACTTGCTCTGACAAACAACACAGCGGCTGCGATTCAAGCCATCCGCATCGGTTATGACACACGACGCTTCACCGCTGCGCTCAATCAACTAGCCGGCTACTGGCTGTTTTACAGTGTGGACAATGGTGCGACGTGGACGAATGCCGCCGCGCTGAATCCTGATGCTGTCAGTGTACCTGCGACGACGGGTGTGACGACGACGCCGGTCACGGTGATCGAGCTGGCAGCTCCTTGGGCTGTCGGCTCGCAACTGCGCCTGCGCTGGGTGGATGACAATGGCGATACCTCGCCGGATCAAATCTACGGTCTCGACAATGTGACCCTGGGCGTGGTGCCGGGAGCGCCGCCAGCCGTTGCGCTCAGCTCACCGGCTGCGGGAAGCGTTGTTATCGTCGGTGAGGCCATCCCACTCGCTGCGAGTGCCACAGACGACGGCAGCATCACAAAGGTGGAATTTTTTAACGGCAGCAGCGCCAAGCTGGGCGAGGCAACGAGTGCTCCGTTTGAGTTTGTATGGAATGGAGCAGCGGCAGGTAGCTACAGCCTTACTGCACGTGCCACCGACAATGATGCGAACCTGGTAATCTCCAGCGCAGTCGCTTTGATAGTGAATGCGGAGCCCGGTAGCGGCACACTGACACGCGGACCGTATTTGAACCAGGGGAATCAAAACAGCATCGTCATCCGCTGGCGCAGTAGCCAGGCCGTGATCGGGCGTGTGCGCTATGGCACAGCGAGCGATAGCCTGACGCAGAGCGTGGATGAGTCCACGGCGACGACGGAGCATGTGGTGCAGCTCACCGGCCTCTCGGCTTACACACGGTATTATTATAGTGTCGGCTCCGCGCTGGATACGCTGGCGGGCGGAGATGCAGAGCACACTTTCCGCACCTCGCCCGCACCGAGCACGGCTACGGACACCCGCATCTGGGTGCTGGGTGATGCAGGCCGTGCGAATGCTGACCAGACCGCTGTGCGTGATGCCTACTACACCTGGACTGGCACACGCACGCCTGATCTATGCCTCATGCTCGGTGACAATGCCTACAACAGCGGCACCGACAGCGAGTATCAGGCCGCCGTTTTTGGCATGTATCCGACGATGCTGCGCAAAATGCCGCTGTGGTCATGCATGGGCAATCATGATGCGAACAACGGCAGCACCAGCAGCACGGCGAACTTCCCGTACCTGGACATGTTCACCTTTCCCACTTCGGGTGAATGCGGTGGCGTGACGAGCGGTACAGAGCGCTACTTCAGCTTCGATTATGGCAACATCCACTTCATCAATCTCGACTCACAGACGAGCAGCAGAGCCACGATCGAGTCCACTGGTAGCGATGGCGCGATGGCGGCTTGGTTGCGCAATGATCTAGCCGCTGTGACCGCGGCGTGGATCATCGCCATTTTCCACCATCCGCCCTACTCCAAGGGCAGCCACGACAGCGATGTGGAGTCACAGCTCGTGCAGATGCGTTCACGCTTCGCTCCGATCCTGGAGGCTGGGGGCGTCGATCTCGTGCTCACGGGCCACAGTCACAGCTACGAGCGCAGCTTTTTGCTCGATCAGCACTATGGTCTGAGCACCACCTTCACCGCTGCGCACAAGCGACAGCCCGGCAATGGTCGCCCCGCTGGCGACGGTGCCTACATCAAGCCGCTCACTGGACCGCGTGATCACTTTGGGGCCGTTTATGCACTCACTGGCAGCGCAGGAAGCGCGGATGGCGGCCCACTAGATCATCCCGCCATGTATGTGAGCTACAACACCCTCGGCAGCTTCAACATCGACATCAATGGCAACACACTCAATGCCACCTACATCGAAAGTGACAACGAGATCACCGACACCTTCACCATCGTAAAACAAGGTGCCGCCGACAGCGAGGGCGACGGCGTGCCGGACGTTTTTGAAATCGCCAACGGCATGGATCGCCACAACGCGGCGGATGCCACGTTGGACATCGACAAAGATGGCAATGACGCCGTAGAGGAGTATCTCTACGGCCTCAATCCTGCCGCCAGCGATCGCTTTGGCTGGACCAAAACGCACAATGGCAACTCGGTCATTGTCACCTTCCCCACGCTGCCTGAGAGGGTCTATCGCGTGTATTGGAGCACCGACCTGACTACTTGGTCAGCCGGTTCCGCCGTGATTACCGGCGACGGCACGAACAAGTCATGGACCGACTCATCCAGTGCCGCGAATCGGCGTTTTTACCGTGTGGAAGTGAACGCTGGGCCGTGA
- a CDS encoding LptF/LptG family permease, with translation MKPILNGLRRIAAFWQRVIHLPYLGRGGFALLLLVLLLSITQDWHLSHPDEDVDEAIELARQSNQSVPWSIQRLTRVMPYLNLWVTLGSVLLVLIIFRRWNQPSRLMLPLLVAAGSLTVWAVGGELVGYIVHSQMTDFGEPAVPLAFLGKQMLIAASLLSVPGALWWWMGLGILEKHTLRCFIHPLVFCFTAFCSLYIIADLLDNMKDFQDAKSRLSDVLGFYVGLLPYIFVTVVPVALLLAVLYSLTRMSRANELISMLGTGRSLARVLRPIFLASAYTVALAAAANYYWAPRAEGNRKNAARQGRSVMAEQIMYRNEQTRRTWFVGSFPFSLQGGRERMRGIQMREENLNGAPARTILAPTATWTPRGGWRFYDGREIRYEKGTATAMPPFPTAKSGQQVLEVPHLAETPWSLVSHALKADFMGVPELLSYLKAHPQASEEKLAPFRTHLWHRFALPWQALAVVLFAVPLGVAYSRRGALGGIAGSIFIFFVFMFVNNLFLNLGKGGHLPPWFTVWVPHLLFGTLGLIFFYFRSRNRDLPRLRLWPKKAAQVARPRRRGPSAPVAAAT, from the coding sequence ATGAAACCCATCTTGAATGGCCTCCGCCGCATCGCTGCCTTCTGGCAGCGGGTGATCCACCTGCCCTATTTGGGGCGGGGCGGCTTTGCGCTGCTGCTGCTGGTGCTGCTACTCTCCATCACGCAGGATTGGCACCTCAGCCACCCTGATGAGGATGTGGACGAGGCCATCGAGCTGGCACGGCAGTCGAATCAATCTGTGCCGTGGTCCATCCAGCGACTAACCCGTGTCATGCCGTATCTGAATCTGTGGGTCACGCTGGGATCGGTACTGCTGGTGCTGATCATCTTCCGCCGCTGGAATCAGCCCAGCCGCTTGATGCTGCCGCTGCTGGTCGCGGCTGGCTCACTCACCGTGTGGGCCGTGGGTGGGGAGCTGGTAGGCTATATCGTCCATTCGCAGATGACGGACTTCGGTGAGCCTGCGGTGCCGCTGGCTTTCCTGGGAAAGCAGATGCTCATCGCCGCATCGCTGCTGTCGGTGCCAGGGGCGCTTTGGTGGTGGATGGGGCTGGGGATTTTAGAAAAGCACACGCTACGCTGTTTTATCCATCCGCTGGTGTTTTGCTTCACGGCGTTTTGCTCTCTGTACATCATCGCGGACTTGCTGGATAATATGAAGGACTTTCAGGATGCGAAGTCGCGGCTCTCCGATGTGCTGGGCTTCTATGTGGGGCTGCTACCGTATATTTTTGTCACTGTGGTGCCGGTGGCACTGCTGCTGGCGGTGCTGTATTCCCTGACGCGTATGTCGCGGGCCAATGAGCTCATCAGCATGCTGGGCACGGGGCGTAGCCTAGCCCGTGTTTTGCGGCCTATCTTCCTGGCATCGGCCTACACGGTGGCGCTGGCAGCGGCGGCGAATTATTACTGGGCACCGCGTGCGGAGGGGAATCGCAAGAATGCAGCGCGGCAGGGGCGCAGCGTCATGGCGGAGCAAATCATGTATCGGAATGAGCAGACTCGGCGCACATGGTTCGTCGGCAGCTTCCCGTTTTCGCTCCAAGGTGGACGCGAGCGCATGCGTGGCATCCAGATGCGTGAGGAGAACCTCAATGGTGCCCCTGCCCGCACCATCTTGGCACCCACGGCCACCTGGACGCCGCGCGGCGGCTGGCGCTTCTATGACGGGCGCGAGATACGCTATGAGAAAGGCACCGCCACGGCAATGCCGCCCTTTCCCACAGCGAAAAGCGGCCAGCAGGTGCTGGAGGTCCCCCACCTGGCCGAGACTCCGTGGAGCCTCGTCAGTCATGCTCTGAAGGCAGACTTCATGGGTGTGCCGGAACTGCTCTCCTACCTCAAGGCGCATCCGCAGGCTTCCGAGGAGAAGCTGGCACCATTCCGCACGCATTTGTGGCACCGCTTTGCCCTGCCGTGGCAGGCGCTGGCCGTGGTGCTCTTTGCGGTGCCGCTGGGAGTCGCCTACTCACGCCGTGGGGCACTCGGCGGCATCGCGGGCAGCATTTTCATCTTTTTCGTCTTCATGTTCGTGAACAATCTATTCCTCAATCTCGGCAAAGGCGGCCACCTACCGCCGTGGTTCACCGTCTGGGTGCCGCATCTGCTCTTTGGCACACTGGGGCTCATTTTCTTTTACTTCCGCTCACGCAACCGGGACCTGCCCAGACTGCGACTTTGGCCGAAAAAAGCCGCCCAGGTGGCCCGCCCACGCCGTCGCGGCCCCTCCGCCCCCGTGGCGGCGGCAACTTGA
- a CDS encoding serine/threonine protein kinase yields the protein MHTTNPVTDDAGAAAMLASTLRPPVEAEIPGDAVGIYTLVQKLGEGGFGTVWEARQTEPLERDVALKIIKLGMSTLEVMARFELERATLARMNHPCIAHVLDAGMTPSGRPFFVMELVRGTTITHYSREHGLTLEQRLRLFQKVCAGVEHAHQKGIIHRDLKPSNVLVKAVDDDVVPKIIDFGIAKAITTDRLTELTLATRLGDVMGSPIYMSPEQAAASSDIDTRSDVYALGALLYELLTERPPFDPKEFAAAGQDEMRRCIREVEPVRPTQVRREISIDLELITRRAMAKERELRYDSAAALAEDVERFLNHEPVRARAPSWAYLTQRWMRRHRAGALAVGVSVLALLGGTALALWHAALARQAQRAAEDSAMEARRQLHDADAATHALIETMADMGRIRSGRNLTHEELRRAVTERVSHFQGDPVRKALMLSALGHFAPNREAVDLQRQALQLAEQALPADDERLWTLRLALLRQESQISTDKAALIDSAKKIADWMLAHFGREEPRTITAHLSLGILFNRSGRAAEALSVLTEVEAWCAQKPAGFREGTRVFVRIELAEALIALKRHDEALKISRENIQIARASFTVRNLALARSLQQFAEISHSLKNLDEAATASAEAVKAFVDAVGPAERVAQDAQTFLIKLQKERLDEAAIIAASDDWMKECEKRLGPRHEVSLAAIGSHATQLSNTARHAEARQLCEDTLESLPTASEGTLPVEAIPVLRALARAQRMQKDFSAAEASLSSLVALMRQHEAENIQRHADAQQLVSVLMAMDRQSEARAMLETCIAELKALPKPRAAKAEKLLQAAEKQLAEFK from the coding sequence ATGCATACCACCAACCCAGTGACCGATGACGCCGGTGCCGCCGCGATGCTGGCGAGCACGCTGCGCCCGCCTGTCGAGGCTGAAATCCCGGGGGATGCTGTGGGTATCTACACGCTGGTGCAAAAGCTGGGCGAGGGCGGATTTGGCACCGTTTGGGAGGCCCGGCAGACGGAGCCACTGGAGCGCGATGTGGCTCTGAAAATCATCAAGCTGGGCATGAGCACGCTGGAGGTGATGGCGAGGTTCGAGCTGGAAAGAGCGACCCTGGCCCGCATGAATCACCCCTGCATCGCTCATGTGCTGGATGCGGGCATGACGCCGAGCGGAAGGCCGTTTTTCGTCATGGAACTGGTGCGTGGCACCACGATCACACACTACTCCCGCGAGCATGGGCTGACGCTGGAGCAGCGGTTGCGGTTGTTTCAAAAAGTCTGCGCCGGGGTGGAGCATGCGCACCAAAAAGGGATCATTCACCGGGATCTGAAGCCCTCGAATGTGCTGGTGAAGGCCGTGGATGACGATGTGGTGCCAAAGATCATCGACTTCGGCATTGCCAAGGCCATCACCACAGATCGTCTCACCGAGCTGACGCTGGCGACTCGACTCGGGGATGTGATGGGATCACCGATTTACATGAGTCCGGAGCAGGCCGCGGCCAGCAGTGACATCGACACACGCAGCGATGTTTATGCCCTCGGTGCCTTGCTTTACGAACTGCTGACCGAAAGACCGCCCTTTGATCCGAAGGAGTTCGCAGCAGCAGGGCAGGATGAAATGCGCCGCTGCATCCGCGAGGTGGAGCCAGTGAGACCCACGCAAGTCCGGCGAGAGATCAGCATCGATCTGGAACTCATCACTCGGCGGGCCATGGCAAAGGAGCGTGAACTGCGCTATGACTCTGCTGCAGCTCTGGCAGAGGACGTCGAGAGATTTTTAAATCATGAGCCCGTGCGTGCTCGTGCACCGAGCTGGGCTTACCTGACGCAGCGATGGATGCGGCGACATCGCGCGGGTGCACTGGCTGTGGGTGTGAGTGTGCTCGCCTTGCTGGGAGGCACGGCTTTGGCTCTCTGGCATGCTGCGCTGGCACGTCAGGCGCAGCGGGCTGCGGAAGACAGTGCCATGGAGGCGAGGCGACAGCTCCACGATGCCGATGCGGCCACCCATGCGCTCATCGAGACCATGGCGGACATGGGGCGCATTCGCAGCGGTAGGAATCTCACGCACGAGGAGTTACGCCGAGCCGTCACAGAGCGAGTCAGTCACTTTCAGGGCGATCCCGTGCGAAAGGCACTGATGCTCTCCGCGCTGGGTCATTTCGCTCCGAATCGCGAGGCAGTGGATCTGCAGCGCCAGGCCCTTCAGCTCGCCGAGCAGGCTTTGCCAGCGGACGATGAGCGCCTGTGGACCCTGCGGCTTGCCTTGTTGCGGCAGGAATCTCAGATCAGCACCGACAAGGCCGCTCTGATTGATTCGGCAAAGAAGATTGCTGACTGGATGTTGGCCCACTTTGGGCGGGAGGAGCCTCGCACGATCACGGCCCACCTGAGCCTCGGGATTCTCTTCAACCGATCCGGTCGTGCAGCAGAGGCTTTGAGTGTGCTGACGGAGGTGGAGGCATGGTGTGCCCAGAAACCGGCCGGTTTTCGCGAGGGGACTCGTGTCTTTGTGCGAATCGAGCTCGCCGAGGCCCTGATCGCACTGAAGCGTCATGATGAAGCGCTGAAGATCAGTCGTGAAAACATTCAGATCGCGCGGGCGAGCTTCACGGTGCGGAATTTGGCCCTTGCGAGGAGCCTGCAGCAGTTCGCTGAGATCAGCCACAGCTTGAAAAATCTCGATGAAGCCGCCACGGCATCGGCTGAGGCGGTGAAAGCGTTTGTGGATGCCGTAGGACCCGCTGAAAGGGTGGCACAGGATGCGCAGACATTTTTGATCAAGCTCCAGAAGGAACGCCTGGATGAGGCCGCCATCATCGCTGCGAGTGATGACTGGATGAAGGAATGCGAGAAGCGGCTCGGCCCGCGACATGAAGTCAGTCTCGCGGCCATAGGTTCACACGCCACGCAGCTAAGCAACACAGCGCGGCACGCCGAAGCCCGCCAGCTCTGTGAAGACACTTTGGAGAGCCTTCCCACAGCCTCCGAAGGCACCCTGCCAGTGGAGGCTATCCCCGTGCTACGCGCCCTCGCTCGTGCTCAGCGGATGCAAAAAGACTTTTCTGCTGCCGAGGCCAGTTTGAGCTCGTTAGTGGCGCTCATGAGGCAGCATGAAGCTGAAAACATTCAGCGGCATGCCGATGCACAGCAGCTCGTCAGCGTGCTCATGGCGATGGATCGCCAGTCAGAGGCACGCGCCATGCTGGAAACGTGCATCGCAGAGCTGAAGGCCCTCCCGAAGCCCCGCGCGGCCAAGGCTGAAAAACTGCTCCAGGCAGCCGAGAAGCAGCTCGCTGAGTTTAAGTGA
- a CDS encoding carboxypeptidase regulatory-like domain-containing protein — translation MKTTAATLLLLLFATLLSAQTVTPEDGNWSLKHVEMSNTPEAAFMARTGDIDNLGFGWSAGFNPFSGNSTSSHTWPWTLDPADPDGTDRIMVISSFRGNPPNGDDGYTRDTSRPANSVRPIVLEYTPPATITNACLQMFVDDFQAPVWGSLYYVTLNGLRVPALETVINAINQTGPIGRMVTLRLEGDLLSQVSTGRLEIRIDDDSTGAGDGYAIDFVKLLINRTSFQHTGAVSGRVRHPETSQVIPGATVRIYDQEVTTDAQGIYTISGLPAGLHQVSVSVPGLRSRSISAHVISGTTNTNTNITPLAGNFTLTNQIAMELNFHAASGFRYDIESSPDMQTWTVQETIYGNDRQVTKFKGSGGAQQLFWRVRER, via the coding sequence ATGAAAACCACTGCTGCCACACTTCTCCTGCTGCTCTTTGCCACCCTGCTCTCTGCCCAGACGGTGACGCCTGAAGATGGAAACTGGAGCCTGAAACACGTCGAAATGAGCAACACTCCGGAAGCGGCCTTTATGGCTCGCACGGGAGACATTGATAACCTCGGCTTCGGTTGGTCTGCGGGTTTCAATCCCTTTTCCGGCAACAGCACCTCCTCCCACACCTGGCCCTGGACACTGGACCCAGCCGATCCCGACGGCACAGACCGCATCATGGTCATCTCCAGCTTTCGTGGCAACCCACCCAACGGTGACGACGGCTACACGCGAGACACCAGCCGCCCCGCAAATAGCGTGCGCCCGATCGTGCTCGAATACACGCCTCCAGCGACCATCACCAATGCCTGCCTTCAGATGTTTGTGGATGATTTCCAGGCTCCCGTTTGGGGTAGCCTCTACTACGTCACCCTCAATGGCCTGCGGGTGCCAGCGTTGGAAACGGTGATCAATGCCATCAACCAGACAGGCCCCATTGGCCGGATGGTCACGCTGCGACTCGAGGGGGATCTTCTCAGTCAGGTGAGCACCGGACGGCTGGAAATACGCATCGATGACGACAGCACCGGCGCGGGAGACGGCTACGCCATTGATTTCGTGAAGCTACTCATCAACCGCACGAGCTTTCAGCACACCGGAGCAGTCAGCGGGCGCGTGCGGCACCCCGAAACCTCCCAAGTCATCCCAGGAGCGACAGTCCGCATCTATGACCAGGAGGTGACGACCGACGCCCAAGGCATCTACACCATCAGCGGGCTGCCCGCCGGGCTGCACCAGGTCTCCGTCAGCGTCCCTGGACTACGGTCCCGGTCTATTTCTGCCCATGTCATCAGCGGCACGACCAACACGAACACCAACATCACACCGCTCGCCGGAAACTTCACTCTGACCAACCAGATCGCCATGGAGCTGAATTTCCACGCCGCCTCCGGCTTTCGCTACGACATCGAATCGTCCCCTGACATGCAGACTTGGACTGTGCAGGAAACCATTTACGGCAACGACCGCCAGGTAACCAAATTCAAAGGATCAGGCGGTGCACAGCAGCTCTTTTGGCGTGTCCGTGAGCGCTGA